From Nicotiana tabacum cultivar K326 chromosome 22, ASM71507v2, whole genome shotgun sequence, one genomic window encodes:
- the LOC107829424 gene encoding pentatricopeptide repeat-containing protein At2g01390 translates to MFATLGTRRFFNKLQPFLCSSVSSCSWFSRIIINHVHSFAQSKQRRSVRQGNRPVSKSTRSIQKQDVDLPKVFMRDTITRISHILRFSSWDSAQEQLMGLSIKWDSYTVNQVLKTHPPMEKAWLFFNWASKLKGFKHDHFTYTTMLDIFGEAGRISSMNYIYKQMQDKGIKIDAVTYTSLLHWLSNHGDIDGSIKLWQEMKDKGCVPNVISYTAYMKVLFDHNRVKEGAKIYKEMLQSGCSPNCHTYTVLMEHLAGSGKFDRVLEIFSKMQDAGVQPDKAACNILVEKCCKAGETQTMMKILHYMKEKFLVLRYSVYQEALLKLKIAGVSDRLLRDVNRHLSLEKFNNDQIDRSDGTAETTCLTLDDKMILYLLKKQSLFAVDYLLDSLMSKRLKLDSGIVSTIVEVNCNRGRVNGAFLAFEFSVKLGITIERIMYLMLVGELIRTNSLSRVVDIVEAVVGAGLSLGSELTALLIHRLGCTREPTSAEKLFSILPDQQKSTAVYTALINTYFTCGNAEKGLEIFETMRKRGINMALSTYCVLLNGLERNGLFDKVQSYRKEKKKFKSESCTTDMSNEETVCDLLFAGNLVV, encoded by the exons ATGTTTGCTACTCTTGGTACCCGACGGTTCTTCAACAAGCTCCAGCCTTTTCTGTGCTCCTCTGTCAGTAGCTGTTCTTGGTTTAGCAGAATTATTATTAACCATGTACATTCCTTCGCGCAATCCAAACAGAGGAGATCTGTCCGACAAGGTAATCGACCTGTGAGCAAGTCTACCAGATCAATTCAGAAACAAGACGTAGATCTCCCTAAAGTTTTCATGAGGGATACAATTACAAGAATATCACATATACTGAGATTTTCAAGTTGGGATTCTGCTCAAGAGCAGTTGATGGGGCTTTCCATAAAATGGGATTCCTACACAGTTAATCAAGTTCTCAAGACTCATCCCCCTATGGAGAAGGCCTGGTTGTTTTTCAATTGGGCCTCTAAGTTGAAAGGGTTTAAGCATGATCACTTTACCTACACGACTATGTTGGATATTTTTGGGGAAGCTGGGAGGATTTCGTCCATGAACTATATATATAAGCAGATGCAAGACAAAGGAATCAAGATAGATGCAGTGACCTATACATCCCTTCTTCACTGGCTTTCCAACCATGGGGACATTGATGGGTCAATTAAATTGTGGCAGGAGATGAAAGATAAAGGATGTGTTCCTAATGTTATTTCCTACACTGCATACATGAAAGTTTTATTTGATCACAATCGAGTTAAGGAAGGAGCCAAGATATACAAGGAGATGCTTCAATCTGGTTGTTCTCCCAACTGCCACACATACACTGTCCTCATGGAGCATCTTGCTGGTTCTG GAAAATTTGATAGAGTTCTCGAGATTTTCAGTAAAATGCAAGATGCAGGGGTTCAACCAGATAAAGCTGCATGCAACATTTTAGTGGAAAAATGCTGCAAAGCTGGGGAAACGCAAACAATGATGAAAATTCTTCACTACATGAAGGAGAAGTTTCTTGTTCTGCGTTATTCTGTCTATCAAGAGGCTCTTCTCAAGTTGAAGATAGCTGGGGTGAGTGATCGGCTACTCAGGGATGTCAACCGTCATCTGTCCTTAGAAAAGTTCAACAATGATCAGATTGACAGATCAGATGGAACCGCTGAAACTACTTGTCTCACTTTGGATGATAAGATGATTTTGTACTTGTTGAAGAAGCAAAGTCTTTTTGCTGTTGATTACTTACTAGATAGCTTGATGAGTAAGCGTCTCAAATTGGATTCTGGAATAGTGTCAACTATAGTTGAGGTAAACTGTAACCGTGGTAGAGTAAATGGTGCTTTTTTGGCCTTTGAGTTCAGTGTGAAATTGGGCATAACCATTGAAAGAATTATGTATCTCATGTTGGTTGGCGAACTTATTAGAACAAATTCACTTTCAAGGGTTGTGGACATTGTTGAAGCAGTGGTTGGGGCAGGACTATCATTAGGGTCAGAACTAACTGCTCTTCTGATACATCGGCTTGGCTGCACTAGAGAGCCGACTTCTGCTGAAAAGTTATTTAGCATCTTACCTGATCAGCAGAAGAGTACTGCTGTATATACTGCTTTAATAAACACCTACTTCACTTGTGGCAATGCTGAGAAAGGACTTGAAATATTTGAGACCATGAGAAAGCGAGGGATAAATATGGCATTAAGTACTTACTGTGTCCTATTGAATGGTCTTGAAAGAAATGGCTTATTTGATAAAGTACAATCTTAtaggaaagaaaagaagaaatttaaATCTGAAAGCTGCACTACAGACATGTCTAACGAAGAAACAGTGTGCGATCTTCTTTTTGCTGGAAACTTAGTGGTTTGA